In Symmachiella dynata, the following are encoded in one genomic region:
- a CDS encoding type II secretion system F family protein, translating into MYQTVFIALTLAASAAFALSLGVLYYEWLFRYRIAVRERVKGISKQPDSHQTVSLFKDIKRLQNRDFMRQTWSEWLRQQIELTGSTWSNTMFLLCCLACGVVAASVGSLWFWWLGAALGIAGMLSPFGVLMVCTQRRQKLMSRQLPEAFSMISRAVKAGQTIPSALQIVATDFEPPISTEFARCHEKQNLGISRESALRQLAQRAGIMELQIFVVAILVQSRSGGDLIELLDNLSGMIRKRLKLKERVRALTGEGRTQAVVLIILPVAAFIGIILTAPDYAQFLIDRPMLLVATAAAQLVGALWIRKIVNFEY; encoded by the coding sequence ATGTACCAAACAGTATTTATCGCACTGACACTTGCCGCATCTGCAGCCTTCGCGCTGAGCCTCGGTGTTTTGTATTACGAGTGGTTATTCCGCTACCGAATCGCCGTGCGCGAACGCGTCAAAGGAATATCAAAGCAACCTGATAGCCATCAAACCGTCTCGTTGTTTAAGGATATCAAACGGCTACAAAACCGGGACTTCATGCGTCAAACCTGGAGCGAATGGCTGCGGCAGCAAATCGAACTGACCGGCAGCACATGGTCCAATACGATGTTTCTGTTGTGCTGTCTCGCATGTGGTGTTGTGGCTGCCTCCGTCGGGTCCTTGTGGTTTTGGTGGTTGGGCGCGGCTTTGGGGATTGCCGGAATGTTGTCACCATTCGGCGTGTTGATGGTCTGCACACAGCGGCGGCAAAAATTGATGTCCCGCCAACTCCCTGAAGCGTTTTCGATGATCAGCCGGGCGGTCAAAGCTGGTCAAACAATTCCCTCCGCCTTGCAAATTGTTGCCACCGACTTTGAGCCGCCGATTTCGACGGAGTTCGCTCGTTGTCACGAAAAGCAAAATCTAGGCATCAGTCGCGAGTCGGCATTACGTCAACTCGCCCAGCGCGCGGGGATTATGGAACTGCAAATCTTTGTTGTCGCAATTTTGGTTCAATCCCGCTCCGGTGGCGATCTCATTGAACTGCTCGACAACCTGTCGGGAATGATTCGCAAACGGTTAAAGTTAAAAGAACGGGTGCGTGCGCTCACCGGCGAAGGCCGAACGCAGGCGGTTGTGTTGATCATTTTGCCAGTGGCGGCATTTATCGGAATCATCCTCACAGCCCCAGACTACGCCCAATTTTTGATCGATCGTCCGATGTTATTGGTCGCCACAGCTGCAGCACAACTTGTTGGCGCGTTGTGGATTCGGAAAATCGTCAATTTTGAATATTAA
- a CDS encoding CpaF family protein, giving the protein MLEASPIITSASDANRDPRFQELKAELHEQLISDMDFSVLRSVDPHILRDELRRGAEQLCGLHSDLISQADRNRLIDELLDDMMGLGPLEPLMHDPTVSDILINGPHCVFVERRGNLEETSVEFRDLDHLVEIVQRIAGRVGRRIDEASPMVDARLPDGSRLNAVIKPLALDGALVSIRRFSARPISMSDLVARQSASPQMLDFLTACVKARMSILVSGGTGSGKTTLLNALSGFIPAHERVVTIEDAAELQLQQPHVARMETRQSNLEGKGEVNSRELLRNALRMRPDRIIVGECRGAEAFDMLQAMNTGHEGGMSTIHANEARDALSRLEMLVGMAAPELPMWFIHRQIASAIQIVVQVARLPGGQRKIIQVSEVTGLQGESVSMHDIFTFRQTGVDDQNHVVGQFETTGIIPECLERFRAAGMDLPRSIFERGDYEFDRVDHLRGF; this is encoded by the coding sequence ATGCTGGAAGCGTCTCCAATAATCACATCGGCCAGCGATGCGAATCGCGACCCTCGATTTCAGGAATTGAAGGCCGAGCTTCACGAACAACTGATCAGCGACATGGATTTTTCCGTGCTGCGTTCGGTGGATCCGCACATTCTGCGGGATGAGTTGCGCCGTGGAGCTGAGCAATTGTGCGGCCTGCATTCTGATTTAATCAGCCAGGCGGATCGCAATCGATTGATCGACGAATTGCTGGACGACATGATGGGGCTGGGACCGCTTGAACCGCTGATGCACGACCCCACGGTGTCCGACATTCTGATCAATGGGCCGCATTGTGTTTTTGTTGAGCGTCGCGGAAATCTGGAGGAGACCTCCGTCGAATTCCGCGATTTGGATCACCTGGTGGAAATTGTGCAGCGGATTGCCGGACGCGTGGGGCGGCGGATTGATGAAGCGAGTCCCATGGTCGATGCACGATTGCCGGACGGCAGTCGGCTCAATGCTGTGATCAAACCCTTGGCATTGGATGGTGCGCTCGTTTCCATTCGGCGTTTTTCGGCGCGGCCGATTTCTATGAGCGACCTCGTGGCCCGTCAATCGGCATCTCCTCAGATGTTGGATTTTCTGACGGCATGCGTCAAAGCCCGCATGAGCATTCTCGTTTCGGGGGGCACAGGGAGCGGTAAGACAACGTTGCTTAATGCGCTGTCCGGATTTATCCCTGCGCATGAGCGCGTGGTGACCATTGAAGACGCGGCGGAACTTCAATTGCAACAACCGCATGTGGCACGTATGGAGACGCGGCAGTCCAACCTGGAAGGCAAGGGCGAAGTGAACTCCCGCGAATTGCTCCGCAATGCGCTGCGAATGCGACCGGACCGGATCATTGTGGGTGAATGCCGCGGTGCTGAGGCGTTTGACATGTTGCAAGCTATGAACACCGGACACGAAGGGGGGATGTCAACGATTCATGCCAATGAAGCTCGTGACGCCCTGAGCCGACTTGAAATGCTGGTCGGAATGGCCGCACCGGAATTGCCGATGTGGTTCATCCATCGTCAAATTGCATCTGCCATCCAGATCGTCGTACAAGTCGCGCGTTTGCCAGGTGGCCAGCGCAAAATTATTCAAGTCTCTGAAGTAACCGGACTGCAAGGAGAGAGTGTCAGCATGCATGACATTTTCACCTTTCGGCAAACTGGCGTCGATGATCAAAACCATGTTGTCGGTCAGTTTGAAACAACCGGGATTATCCCGGAATGCCTCGAACGATTTCGGGCCGCAGGCATGGATCTGCCTCGTTCAATCTTTGAGCGGGGTGATTACGAATTCGACCGTGTCGACCATCTGCGAGGATTCTGA